The Blastocatellia bacterium genomic interval ATAGTGGCGAATGGAAGGCGAAAGTAGCATTGGAAGCAATAAAAGGACAAAGAACAATAAATGAGATAGCAAGCGATTATAAAGTACATCCGACCCAAATAATGAATTGGAAAAAACAGGCATTGGAACAATTGCCAGAAATGTTTTCAGACAAAAGACAAGGCAAAGTCCAGAGCGATGAAGAACTCAAGAGCAAGTTATATGAACAAATAGGTAAATTACAAGTCGAGTTAGACTGGGTGAAAAAAAAAGCTGGACTTATCAGTTGAAGAAAAACGCTGCCTTATAGAGACAGACCACCTGAAAATAAATATAAAAAGACAGTGTGAGCTAGTAGGAATAAGCAGAGGAGCATTTTATTATAAAGCAGTAACAGAAAGTACAGAAAATTTAGCAATAATGAAGAAAATAGATGAAATATATACTAAGCAACCATCTTATGGAGTAAGAAGAATTACAGTTGAGTTGAAAAAAACAGGATATAAGATAAATAGAAAAAGAGTAAGAAGGTTAATGAGATTAATGGGATTGGAAGCATTATATCCAAAGCCAAAGTTGAGCGTTACAGGAAGTGAAAGCAACAAATATCCATATTTGCTAAGAGGAGTAAAGATAGAAAGAAAAAATCAAGTATGGTCAACAGATATAACATACATAAGAATACAAAAAGGGTTTATATATTTAGTAGCAATAATGGATTGGTACAGCAGATATGTATTGGCCTGGGAGGTATCAAATACGTTGGACACGAGCTTCTGCATATCAACGCTAGAAAGAGCATTACGAATCGCAAAGCCAGAAATATTCAATAGCGATCAAGGCTCGCAATTTACCTCTAAAGAATTTACTAGCGTACTTATTGAAAATAATATTTCTATTAGCCAAGATGGTCGGGGCAGGGTTTTTGACAACATTTTTATTGAAAGGCTCTGGCGTAGTCTTAAATATGAGGAAGTTTATCTTTTTGATTACCAAACTGTTGCTCAAGCTGTTAGTGGTATTTCTCGTTACTTTTCTTCTTATAACTTTCAGCGTCCTCATCAATCT includes:
- a CDS encoding IS3 family transposase (programmed frameshift), giving the protein MKNDRKSYSGEWKAKVALEAIKGQRTINEIASDYKVHPTQIMNWKKQALEQLPEMFSDKRQGKVQSDEELKSKLYEQIGKLQVELDWVKKKAGDLSVEEKRCLIETDHLKINIKRQCELVGISRGAFYYKAVTESTENLAIMKKIDEIYTKQPSYGVRRITVELKKTGYKINRKRVRRLMRLMGLEALYPKPKLSVTGSESNKYPYLLRGVKIERKNQVWSTDITYIRIQKGFIYLVAIMDWYSRYVLAWEVSNTLDTSFCISTLERALRIAKPEIFNSDQGSQFTSKEFTSVLIENNISISQDGRGRVFDNIFIERLWRSLKYEEVYLFDYQTVAQAVSGISRYFSSYNFQRPHQSLDYLTPSAVYFT